Proteins encoded by one window of Thermobaculum terrenum ATCC BAA-798:
- a CDS encoding transketolase family protein has translation MKIETLRFGKAMRDVWGDTLCEIMANDQKVVVLDGDLANSTKADKVAERFPDRFFQMGIAEQNMAGAAAGLASVGLIPWLSSFAVFLTKRDLDQVRMTIAQTKLPVKLGAGYSGILTGFTGKTHQSVEDIAIYRAMPNMTVIAPADEVECRQAIYAATYHPGPVYFRLTRDPGPVIFDDTYKFELGKGIVLRQGRDVAIISTGVQTTRALEAAYILESQGISVYLLHLPTIKPLDTEAILATAEATNRVVTAEEHSILGGLGGAVAEVLGEKRPTRIVRVGLRDVFGESGPNDALLEKYGLTPQHIVAAATGLLEGRDA, from the coding sequence GTGAAGATCGAAACTTTACGCTTTGGAAAAGCCATGCGGGATGTTTGGGGTGATACCTTATGTGAGATCATGGCCAATGACCAAAAGGTAGTGGTACTGGATGGCGATCTGGCGAATTCTACAAAGGCTGATAAGGTCGCTGAGCGGTTTCCCGATAGGTTCTTTCAGATGGGCATCGCTGAACAAAATATGGCTGGTGCGGCAGCTGGCTTAGCTTCTGTTGGGCTTATCCCATGGCTCAGCTCTTTTGCTGTCTTCCTTACAAAGAGGGACTTAGATCAGGTGCGTATGACGATAGCTCAGACCAAACTGCCAGTAAAACTTGGTGCTGGTTATAGCGGTATACTTACTGGCTTTACTGGCAAAACGCACCAGTCTGTGGAGGATATAGCAATATATCGTGCCATGCCAAACATGACGGTAATAGCTCCAGCAGATGAGGTGGAGTGCAGGCAGGCTATATATGCTGCTACCTATCATCCAGGCCCGGTCTACTTTAGACTCACTAGAGATCCAGGTCCGGTGATTTTCGATGATACTTATAAATTTGAGCTTGGAAAGGGTATAGTCCTTCGTCAAGGCAGGGACGTGGCAATTATATCCACAGGTGTTCAAACTACTCGTGCCTTAGAAGCAGCATATATCCTTGAGTCCCAAGGTATATCTGTTTACCTGCTACATCTGCCGACTATCAAGCCGTTGGATACAGAGGCTATTCTTGCTACTGCCGAAGCCACAAACCGAGTTGTTACGGCTGAAGAACACTCGATACTGGGCGGCCTGGGGGGCGCAGTTGCCGAGGTATTAGGTGAGAAGAGGCCAACCCGGATAGTTCGTGTCGGCCTAAGAGACGTGTTTGGGGAATCAGGGCCCAACGACGCACTCCTGGAAAAATATGGTCTTACGCCGCAACACATAGTTGCTGCTGCTACGGGGCTACTGGAGGGTCGAGATGCCTAA
- a CDS encoding transketolase: protein MSTISIDIPPSPTRDPDKLREIARKIRALVLKSVYHAGAGHIGGPLSAADILATLYFAVLNVDPSNPEWEDRDRFILSKGHSAIGYYAALALRGYFPVEELQTFDAINSRLQGHPDMTVTPGVDMSTGSLGQGLSVGLGMALGAKVLGKSFHVWVLVGDGEMQEGQIWEAIQTAPRFHLDNLVAIVDYNGLSQYGWTSSPSGYSGTRREPPILNPGDKVRAFGWNVIEIDGHDPQQILHACDLAKLHKDEPTFIVAHTVKGKGVSFMEGQYPWHSKPLTLEDLNKALRELGEAEVAE from the coding sequence GTGAGCACCATATCAATTGATATTCCTCCATCTCCTACCCGGGATCCTGACAAACTGCGCGAGATAGCCCGCAAGATAAGAGCTCTGGTACTCAAAAGTGTTTATCATGCTGGTGCTGGACATATAGGTGGGCCACTATCGGCAGCAGATATACTTGCTACTTTATATTTTGCTGTGCTGAACGTCGATCCCTCAAATCCTGAATGGGAAGATCGTGATAGGTTTATCCTTTCTAAGGGGCATTCAGCTATAGGCTACTATGCAGCTTTAGCCCTGCGTGGTTATTTCCCCGTGGAGGAACTGCAAACTTTTGATGCTATCAACTCCAGGTTACAAGGGCATCCAGATATGACTGTCACTCCGGGAGTAGACATGTCCACTGGTAGCTTGGGACAGGGGCTGTCTGTAGGGTTAGGTATGGCTCTTGGTGCTAAGGTTCTTGGTAAGTCCTTTCATGTATGGGTACTTGTTGGCGATGGGGAAATGCAAGAAGGCCAGATATGGGAAGCTATACAGACCGCACCCAGGTTCCACCTGGATAACTTGGTCGCCATTGTTGATTACAACGGTCTTTCACAGTATGGTTGGACCAGTTCACCCTCTGGGTATAGTGGCACTAGGAGAGAACCTCCAATATTAAATCCTGGCGATAAGGTTCGGGCTTTTGGATGGAATGTCATCGAAATTGATGGTCATGATCCTCAGCAGATATTGCACGCTTGTGATTTGGCCAAGCTTCATAAGGATGAGCCGACATTTATTGTTGCTCATACGGTGAAAGGTAAGGGGGTATCCTTCATGGAAGGGCAATACCCTTGGCATTCTAAACCACTTACATTAGAAGACCTGAACAAAGCATTGCGAGAGCTGGGCGAAGCGGAGGTAGCTGAGTGA